The Colias croceus chromosome 3, ilColCroc2.1 genome includes a region encoding these proteins:
- the LOC123705987 gene encoding uncharacterized protein LOC123705987, with amino-acid sequence MRNKPKTSRFNLIMKRTASKESKSKNSKRRGIELAKKLRKKRRLVVNKHRRATGDKLMRVRKTRRLIVNKRRQVQHKTTTTKDKESACHWGYECSDPTDLDTCQLFTKCKDQKEAKEDNIKVPHNSDEHSKAIQQFRKMLGISLVDEEVEKILESRIISMKPNKLGADERIESLSEYFNSIVIAEEQRTTTALSPSADDEDTTEINNDNATKEQNQKMIENDFKNESKEKHEMRKSLKFMIKTTPVSS; translated from the exons ATGAGGAACAAGCCAAAGACAAGCAGATTTAACC TTATAATGAAAAGGACTGCTAGTAAAGAAAGCAAGTCTAAAAACTCAAAACGAcgag GCATTGAACTGGCGAAGAAATTACGGAAGAAAAGGCGCTTGGTCGTGAACAAACATCGACGCGCAACAG GCGATAAACTTATGAGAGTGAGGAAAACAAGACGATTGATTGTTAATAAACGACGTCAAGTACAACATAAAACCA CAACTACCAAGGATAAAGAATCAGCCTGTCATTGGGGTTACGAGTGCAGCGATCCTACTGATTTAGACACATGTCAACTGTTCACAAAGTGCAAGGATCAAAAAGAAGCAAAAGAAGACA ACATTAAAGTTCCTCACAACAGCGATGAACATTCAAAGGCAATTCAACAATTTCGGAAGATgt TAGGAATATCGCTTGTGGATGAAGAAgttgaaaaaatat tgGAGAGTCGAATTATTAGTATGAAACCAAATAAATTGG GTGCCGATGAAAGGATTGAAAGTCTatcagaatattttaatagcattGTAATAGCGGAAGAACAAC GGACAACTACTGCATTGTCTCCATCTGCAGACGATGAAGATACCACCgaaattaataatgataatgCGACGAAagag caaAACCAGAAGATGAttgaaaatgattttaaaaatgaaagcaAAGAGAAGCACGAAATgagaaaaagtttaaaatttatgataaaaacaaCACCGGTCTCCagttga